Proteins from one Maniola hyperantus chromosome 25, iAphHyp1.2, whole genome shotgun sequence genomic window:
- the LOC117993978 gene encoding uncharacterized protein, giving the protein MRGNFTLLCPLNNDKSLQYGVMVNNYKRKSDRQSWREEDMKNAIEKVATREMGLNKAAATFNVPKTTLIRRLSKYESTKDLTIATEKKMGRYQKIFSVDQERELASHVKNMESRFFGLTTKDLRRLAYELAEQNNLQHNFCHETKMAGRIWLENFLKRNPDLSLRKPEPTSAARASGFNQVQVKRFFDLLTDLITKHKLTPDRIFNVDETGMTTVPKSMPRILGTKGKKQVGLLTSAERGQLVTVVCRFGADGSYMPPIFVYPRKRMKPELMLNAPRGSSAFCHESGWIQKDIFTEWFKKFIKFSRASVDNPVLLLLDGHASHTKNLDIIELGRINGVHVLSFPPHCTHRLQPLDVGFMKPFSTYYTEAANNWLRFNPGKVITQFQVAELVDKAFQKAATLSNAYNAFRATGIWPLNPDVFTEADFLAAATTDIEMPEETPRDNEHGPSLIRPEEAPPIDELGLSVTNDHAALQINITPPLVNDEAITAQPGTSSNEGVTEPLLSITCNESFSKKYLTNNDEQQPSTSTSFFIAPKDIMPVPKTTKRTRPNIKRGKTVEITSSPYREELEATKKAQEMKENAKLVKQNLFTEKKGKGKQTNTQKGKGKGKSTKKNTQKKRKDSSSEDEEDVRCFYCSHLFSESTEGWVQCPACSLWAHCSCAGVEDDDEDVRFVCERCDDE; this is encoded by the coding sequence atggtTAACAATTATAAAAGAAAGTCGGACCGACAATCTTGGCGTGAGGAGGacatgaaaaatgctattgaaAAAGTAGCCACACGCGAGATGGGACTTAACAAAGCGGCCGCCACATTTAATGTTCCCAAAACTACACTAATACGAAGACTTAGCAAATATGAAAGCACCAAAGACTTAACTATAGCTACGGAAAAGAAAATGGGCAGGTATCAAAAGATTTTTAGCGTCGATCAAGAGAGAGAACTAGCATCCCATGTCAAAAATATGGAAAGTCGCTTCTTTGGTTTAACCACAAAGGATCTTAGGCGTCTCGCATATGAACTAGCTGAACAAAATAATCTGCAACACAACTTCTGTCACGAGACAAAAATGGCTGGAAGAATATGGCTCGAAAATTTCTTAAAGCGTAACCCCGACTTAAGTCTGCGAAAACCCGAACCGACTTCAGCAGCTCGAGCGTCCGGCTTCAACCAAGTTCAAGTTAAACGATTTTTCGATTTATTAACAGATTTAATAACAAAGCATAAATTGACACCCGATCGAATCTTTAATGTCGATGAGACGGGCATGACAACTGTACCAAAAAGCATGCCTCGTATTCTTggtacaaaaggaaaaaaacaggTGGGTCTATTAACTTCTGCTGAGCGAGGCCAGCTTGTTACTGTTGTTTGCCGCTTTGGTGCGGACGGATCTTACATGCCTCCCATATTCGTGTACCCTCGTAAAAGGATGAAACCCGAATTGATGCTAAATGCTCCACGAGGATCTTCGGCGTTTTGTCATGAAAGCGGTTGGATACAAAAAGATATCTTCACAGAGTGGTTCAAGAAGTTCATCAAGTTTTCAAGGGCATCCGTCGATAATCCAGTTTTGCTTTTGCTCGATGGACATGCTAGTCACACCAAAAATTTGGATATCATCGAATTAGGACGGATTAACGGTGTGCATGTGCTTTCATTTCCGCCTCACTGCACACACAGACTGCAACCTTTGGATGTAGGATTTATGAAGCCTTTTTCAACTTATTATACCGAAGCTGCAAATAACTGGCTAAGATTTAATCCGGGAAAAGTAATAACCCAATTTCAAGTTGCAGAGCTAGTCGACAAAGCCTTCCAAAAAGCTGCGACTTTGTCAAATGCTTATAACGCTTTTAGAGCCACCGGTATCTGGCCGTTAAACCCTGACGTGTTCACAGAAGCAGATTTTTTGGCAGCAGCGACCACTGACATTGAGATGCCAGAAGAAACGCCAAGGGATAATGAACATGGACCATCATTGATTCGACCCGAAGAAGCGCCCCCCATCGACGAACTTGGATTATCAGTGACTAATGATCATGCAGCTTTGCAAATAAACATAACACCACCTCTAGTCAACGATGAGGCAATAACAGCGCAACCTGGCACATCTAGCAATGAAGGTGTCACTGAACCATTGTTATCAATAACGTGTAATGAGAGCTTTTCCAAAAAGTATCTAACCAATAATGATGAACAACAGCCATCAACGAGTACATCCTTTTTTATTGCTCCAAAGGATATAATGCCCGTCCctaaaactactaaacggaCTAGACCTAATATAAAGCGAGGAAAGACAGTCGAAATAACATCATCACCTTATCGCGAAGAATTAGAAGCTACTAAAAAAGCACAGGAAATGAAAGAAAATGCAAAGCTGGTAAAACAAAATCTTTTTACTGAAAAAAAGGGGAAAgggaaacaaacaaacacgcaaaaaggaaaaggaaaagggaagTCTACAAAAAAGAACActcaaaagaaaagaaaggaCTCATCTAGCGAAGACGAAGAAGACGTACGATGTTTCTATTGTTCCCATTTATTTTCTGAATCGACAGAAGGCTGGGTTCAGTGCCCCGCGTGTTCTTTATGGGCACACTGTTCTTGTGCCGGTGTTGAAGACGATGACGAAGATGTTAGATTTGTTTGTGAAAGGTGTGACGATGAATAA